The genomic interval ATGTAAACTGACCGATACTGACCTGTATATGTCATTTTCTAGAACATTAGCTGcaaatattaaaatttaaaagtGTAGTTGGTCCATTTATTTAACTGGCAGCATTACAAGTGGAGCAATTTGTAAATTATGACACTTTTccaatttgatttgaaattaaCGGcagtgatgcattttcaaactgttGAATTACAATTTCAGTGTCATGTGtccattttgtcttttaattacttttaatttgacttttaattttaattgaacAGCGTGAGGATAGCATTTCTATAACCAACTGACCAAACCTTATAGTGAACACATTTTGAACATGACTTGATGGTGATTTAATCATATCAAAACCATCAAATATCAGATTTTCCTCTTGCAGACTGATCCCTGTCCATATAGTTTTGCCACTAATATGCCTCCACACTCAAGGGTTGATTTGGAGGAAAAGAGTTGTTCTGACAAAGGAACATGACGGCAAGATCACATACAGATATCAGGTATTAGAAACATTGTGAATATGGTGATTACTTACATTAAGTTATAAAATGGGTCTTATTGAAGAGATTGTCATCATCCTCATAACTGTCTACATCCCGAGCTGTACATTGACTGTCATTGGTAATACCCTCAGTTGCACTGTGGAAGTGGTGTTCATGAAGGGAAACAGCTTCTTGGTGAATGTCTGTGAGAAGgtataaatgtttgtgttggtaTCCAGGTCAAAGAAGGACAGCTTTCCTCTGTCCCAGTCCATCTGCACCCTGATCCTCTGAATCGGGTTCTTCACTGAGAGAGTACGGTCCAAGTGTGGTGGAGAGTATGCTTGGAGTTTACCATTTTGGAACCATATTTCCCAGTAACCAGTCGGAATATCTCCTTGCCTCCGGACAGACTCTTCTATCACACCCACTGCCCAGTTTGCATCATTTTGAACTTCAACAGTCCAGCTGTGAGTCCCCGAGTTAAAgccctcagatcccaggactgTGGTGTAACTATCAAATCTTTCTGGGTTTTTCGGAAGCTGGCTCTCCCTCTCTACACATCGTACACTTCTCAGATCTTCACTTAGTAAAAGGTTTTGCTCAGCTGTGTTTGGGTCCAGAATCACGGGAGTGTAGGAGACCATGCCCTTCATCTTGATCCATACTTTGAAGGTGAGGTTGCCCACATGTTTTGACATGTCTATCAAAACTCCAGAGGCCAGCTTTGGAtcctccagcaggtggcgctgctTGACTCTTTCCACTGCAGCATTGTAGTTCTGCAGGAACGAGACGTCTGCGGTTTTCAGTTCCTCCTCTGTGATTCTGATAGTTTCTGAAAGAGCTGCTATCTCTCTGCTCAGAGCCTCAATCCTCCGCATCATCACTCcactcttctgctcctcttccttcctcagTGCGGTCATCctggcttcttcttctttttgtaaaaaattcTGAAGCTTCGTAAACTCACCTTTAATCgtcttctctgtttgtctggCCTGGGCCTTAATTTCATCCGCTGTTAAATCCCAGTTAACTTTAACTTGACTCAAGTGCTCCAGTTTGTCCTGTAAGGGCTTTAAAGATGTCCTGAGCCGTTCCCTGTTGTCctgtgcagcttcatcgatTGGTCTGAAACTGTGATTGGTGTGTGTTCTCGAGTCACGACAGAcgacacacacaggctgctgatggtccaAACAGAAGAGCTTTAGTTTCTCAGAGTGCAGGTTGCAGAGAGCCTCAGTACCGGCAGAGGTGCTCTCTTCCAGAGAAAGTTCCTGTAACAAGGCTTCACACAGGTTCCTCAACGCCAAGTTAAATGGCGGATCACTCTTTGAAGATCTTCTTTTGCAAACTGGACACTGGAGAATCACTTTGTCCGCCCACCAGGTCTGCAAacagtctttacagaagctgtggctgcaTGACAGCACGACAGGGTTTTTGAAAATCTCAAAACAGACGGAACAAGAAAAGTCAACGGCTGATCGCAGAGCCATGTTCTGTCATAAAtgagagtaaaaaaacacagcagagaggcaGTGTGATCACAACCTCAGCCAGTCGTAGTTACTTTCACTTTGAGTCCCACCTCAGTCAAACCAGTCAGCGCTGCACCgaaacagcaacatgtcagTCTCCCATGCAGTGTCCCGAGCTCTTCTTACTGTATCTGTTCCGTCTTAGAGAAAGTGCTGGGTTTGAATCCTGTTATCCTTTCCTGTGCCTCTCACCTCAGAGTAAGAAGGTCACAAACTGTGTTTCCTTACAGTTAAAAAGGGGAGGAGTCCTTTCAGGGCATTTCTGGTAAGAGATCATGGCCCAGTTAACGATGACTCAGCACAAAAATGGAGACGCCTGTCTCATGAAGCTCAAAACACGAGGACTAACAaaaagtgaagtgtttgactcaAACTGGAAACAGCCCAGTATCTCCAGTGTTCCAGGTATTCCTTATTGCCTTAGCTGTCGTTCAGACTCCTGTCTTCTCTGACAGACAAATACAATCAACAAATTCCAGGTTAAAGTCCAGGCAGTCAGACGACGTGTAGGCACGCTGCTCGGTCACTGTTCCAACCGTGGGTGTGTTGCATTCCACCTGCTGCTCACCTGCCCTGTCTGTGTTTCATAACCTGCACCACGTATTTCATATTCAAAAACATACATGCCTGGTATGGACGATGTGCTATGACTATATTAGATTAATCAAACCTTAATTCTAAAATGCTACTTTGTGTAAATCTAAAATCCCATAATACAATTTTCAGTGATCCTTTAATCTTCAGAAATGAAGTGCCATTAGAGTGGAAACTCCATTGTTCTGAAAAGTCACACATGAGTGCTGAGTGACAGTTTGTGGTTGGCTTTCCTGAATTAAACCACATTTAGCTAGGCAGTCATAATTAGCTCATCTGTCTGACAGATTTCAGTCACAAACAAATCTCTGACAAGTTGTTCTTCACAGACACGTGAAGATGTTGTGGTGAAAAGggctgttaaaaaataaaactttcattTGGATAAAATGGAACTGTaaactaaaaacagacattGGAAAAAACAGTCTCCAACATTCTCCTTATGAAGCCCgatttaaattcatttgatccagatctgcaccaaactgcacataTACTTATAACCTAAATGTTATGGATTCCTCTTTGGGTTATGTCTcatccctccacaaaatgtcatggaaatcagttcagtacttttttgtgtaatcctgctaataaacaaacgcagacaaaaacatcaccTCCCTGACGGAGGTAACAAAAACCTCAAATCGGTCAAACTTGGAATTCAATATTATCTCAATCAGCTCTATGCACTTGGGGGTCTTCTACTGATAAAAGAGGTCTATTATAGACGACAAGATGACTGTCCTCTGTTGACTTACACTTACCCATACACATTTGTGCCCCCAGTCAGGAGGATTTAAACCAGCaaccttctcctctctccaacCATCAGACCCCAGATCTGTTTACTACTATAAACACAGCTGAGCCCTCCAGTATGTGGGTCTCATTCTCCGATGAGAAGGGGGGAACTCCACATGCTCGGCCACGGTGCAGCTGAGGCTATCTGCTCCCATGTCGCATGCCGTGTTTATATAATTGCTGATCAGTAAAGCTGGcctctccatctttctgtctttaaaCGACCGGTCCTATAAAAAGCCGGCTGACCCTGCTGAGACTCTGACCTGCCAGGCAGCCTCTCgatgtccagcagcagctgaggctcTTGGTGTACACGCATAACAAACACCTGCCACTGCCTGACCTTTTACCATGTCCACCatggtacacacacaacacccagCCCATGAAGAATCGTATATCAACGTAATCCTCTGTATCTCTGCTGTGATATCAGAATTCATAAACTAGTTCAGGCTGCTCAATTTGAAAACTTTGTAATCATATATTGTCCTTTTTACATGCATGATAAATCCTAGTATATGACTGGTTCATATGTATGTCGTcatccaaatgaaatgatacTAGAAAACTGTTAATTTGAATATGGCTAATTTGCCTTAAGGCAAGATGTAAAATTGTGATATAGAGAGTGCACCACCCATCCACTATGTACTTAGGGGGGTTTGGGGATAATATGAAGGTTTCTATGGAAACACAAATAgttcaaaatgaaatatataaattcaatcaagccgcaccaaatcAGGGATAGATAGAGATCAGACATCAAAATTTGTCTGATATGGTTTATTCTGATAAAAACATTcccagatctgctccaaaactGAATCGGGGGTTTACATGTCTCATCCCACATCACTCCACTCAGTTTTATGGAAAAGCGTTTAAGCAGTTAAtttcgtaatcctgctaacaaacaacaaaacaaacaaacaaatcaacagacCGGGCGAATACATAAccttctttaaaaaacaacagggaaataaatacaatttaaactCAGATCACTTTTTGTATGATGTTAATTCATCCAGCTTTTTTCTAAACAACAGTTTGTTgctaaaaaatgttttaattacattaaaaacattgacgATGGCAAGAAAATGAAGCCCAAATCAAAGGAGATCAAAGGcatttaaagttaaacaaaataaaagggaTCTGgtaggatttattttttacatttttgtttctcGACTGAACAATGCCATTTTCTCAATTATATTTTTTCAGACACAGGGCAGAACTATAGGTCTTTGATTCGTCGTTACTTTGAGCAGaataggtttttaaaatgtatctttaaatgtatttaatgaatttttttaattatttggataaattgtgattttgtccatctttatagaaataatttatttgatattggtttattgatttatataaaTTTGGAACACTCCATACTAGTTGGGCTTCATTTTTTCCCTATTGGTAAACTTCAATAGTGATTTTGTAaaatagaacatttaaaattgctggaatcaaaaaagaaaatacctgCAATAAACTCCTTGTAAAACTCTATTGTGAAAATATACAGttgaaataatgaatacaatACATATTAAATAAGTTTTAAAGATGTAGGCCTATCACATCTTTATACAGTTTAATTGCCAATTATAAATATTGTGGCTCTTAATATGAtatgcattatttatttatttagcactgTGGGGCCTCCATACTATGAACAAGTAGAACAATTTTAACCGGGAAGGTAAAGGCAGGAaagaccctctctctctctctctcttccgccctttctctctctcgtatCAATGGAGCAACAATGAAATGCTATATATCATGCTACTAATAATTATAATGCTAATATATGCCAATATACAGATAATTGTGTTTTGTGGGATCTTTTTAGTAAAGACAGTTTTACTCAAATGGTCTTTTGAcgaattattataaatattatttttattctgttgactttttttatattgttattgtcttttatacctcattctgacttgtcTGCTGATGTAACAAGGGACTTTCTCtggtgtgggatcaataaagttgtatcttatcttatcttatctaaatGGGAATATGGGCAGCAGGGTTTGCGTTGGTAGCAATAGTACTGGTAGATTCATCTGTAAATAATATATGCGCTAGTATATTGTCCATGTTCTCTTGTGGACATGATTTGGATCCTCAGCTTAGATTTTGTCATATTTCCATTTCATAGGAGAAGGCTCAGAGCTGTTTCAATACCCTGAGGCAGGATTTATATCACAAGATTTAAATTGTCATGAGCTTATTACAGAAAGAGCAAACACCTGGACATATTAAtccacatgttgttttattccttccattatttaatttagttttctgAGACAAATAACTACAAATAGTACTTGTTTGCAAACTAATATTCAAGCCAAGTTGATACTTTTGTTTTAAGAGGTAATGGGCCAAAAGGTTTGGGACCCCATGCATGACCTCCATTTACGATTGTAGTATTAGTCATAAAACAATTCTTGTTAGAAAAATTCCAATGAGGTCCTAAGAGTGTCCTCTCTCGATTTCATTATAAGTAATCTGTGATTTTAATAgatgatacattttaatattgaaaTGCATTCATACAGTAATAGTAAATTATAAAATCAGTCCAACACCAGTCCAACACCAGTCTGACTTAGTCTCGATGACAGGGTTAACATTCAGATCCACTCACCTGTCCAGGTGAGCTGCTGTTTATCTGTGCTCCACCACGAAGCTCATGGTGGTCCCATCAAATGAGGGCGGGGCAATGATCCGGGGCCCCTGTTGGGATGTAATGCTGATGACCGGCTGCTTGATGCCGGAGTAGCCCTGTAGCGGCCTGCTGGTATAGGCCTGCTGTTGAGATCCAGTGGCCGCCTGGGGAGACTTCCCAGTTGCCATGTAGTAGGGGCTCTCCATGTACATCCCCTCAGTCTGCTGGGACATGGCTTTCTCGCCACTCTCCATCCCTGGCTGCATCGACATCTGGGACTGCACCAGCGTCCGGGTCGGGATCATTGAGGGTGTGGGCATGAAGCCTGGGTAGATCATGTAGGTGTGTCCATATGCTCCGGGACTGAGTGCCAATGGTGACATTGGCATGGGCAGCGGAGTCATGGGAGGCTGCGGCATGGGCACATCCACATACTGGCCTGTTTCTGGGTCAAAGAGGCGCTTGGTGGCCGGCTGCACAGGAGTGTCCACCAGGTAGTAGTTTCCAGTGGTGGGATCCAGGAGCATCTTCCGCTGGGTGGCCTGGAAGGGGTCTATGGTGGGAGCGGGGGTGATTGCCGGGGAGAAGCAGTAAACTTGTGGCTGACTGGGGGACATGCCCAGTGGTAAGGAGTGGTAGATGGTAGCAGAGGGTATCTCTGGCGAGCATGTCTCCATCACGATGCTGGAGTGTTTGTGGGTCTGGCTGTGGTCCTCATGGCACCTGGCACCACATCCAAAGTATCCTGGAGGAGTGGTTGGGTGTGACTGAGCGGCGGATGAATACACGGATGTTCTATCAGCACAAGGGGGCtttttgctgctgctggcaTGAGACTTGACCGGAATGGTTAGATAGTTCTCATTGTCCTGTGAAAATCTGTCCACCTCCTTTGATTGAGCTCCATCGTTTCCGCTTCCCCTTTGCTGGTGGATTTTTAATGACACGGGCAGTTTGGGGGACTTCGGGACAAAGTTTTTGGTGCTGAAAGGTGTTTGTGCGACTGCGCTTGACTGAGTCACCTTAGCGGCTGTGGAAGCTTTCAGGCTAGTGCTGAGGCTGAACTTGTTTTTGCTGCCTGTGGTGCCGGTGGTTTGCGCTGGCTTAGCAAACAGCCTGTCATCACGGCCACCGGGTGTCTGAAATCCCTTGAGAGGGTCTTTGTCCTCCCGCCGCAGCAGGCTCTCGCCGCTCGGGGACGCTGTTAGTGCGGGTGGTGTCTTGTTTAAGTTGGGATAGGAGTCTCGTCTCGCTGGCTGGTACATGTTGGACCCTCTCGCTCCGTCCTCCTCAGGTCCTCCATGTCCCTCGCTAGCTAACATCGAGAGCACGTGGCTGTCTGTGAGGGGCTGCAGCTCATTCTTCCTTTTCCAATTATTTTTCTCATACACATAGAGCTGCTCCATGGTCTTCACAGCAGCCTGGAGTTTTGCCAGAGCCCCCTGGTTTGCCATTTTGGATTCGGGTTTCTTGTCTGTaatatctgatgttttttcctgtttatttgaaGCTATTCTGCTTTCCATTCTCAAACCAATGTCTCCCTCTGAGGAATTATTTGAGGCTGCTTTCCCTGCTGCCCACTGCAGTGGAGCACTTTTGGCGCCCTCTGGAGACGCTCTGTCAAAGTCCAAGGGTTCCCGGTTAGACAAGTCAATATCACCACACTGTTTTCCGTTATTGTTTGTATTCACGGACTGACATTTTATCACTATGGGGGACACAGAATTGGGATTTCGATTGGGCGTTGGCTTCTTTTGCTCTGGGTGGTTGTCAGCCGATGcgatgtttgatttattgtcattgttgtcCAAAGAAACAAAGTGATAGGAGCTTTTAACCAGTTTACGCACGTCCCTCACTTGGTGAATTGGCGTCTGTAGCTTCCCTATATTGTCTCTGATGTCTCTGACCATGAAATGCGGCACTTTATCTGAACACTCACccttcagagctgcagccagCGCCTGGCATTTGAAGTCATCTGCTCTGGCGAGGCTGGCCGCGTTACAGCCTATATTAGGAGCGCGCAGCTTGGAGACGCCGAAAGGCTCCGCTTTGTTGTCCCGGACGCTCCTCAAGTTGATTTTAATCTCCGGAGATTTGGAGGTAGCGACCCTCCTGGAGTCCGCGACGTATAAAGTGTTGTCGGAGCACGGTTTCACGCCTCCCTCCTCGTCACACGGAGAATAACTcctgctctgcagctgctgtccgACCTCTCCGTCACCGGACAGCAGTTGGATACTTGGCACaaacaaatgtgacattttcgTGGGTTTGCCGCTGCCCGCCGCGCACTGGTCCCCGTCGCCCTCTCTGTCGTGAGCCGACGGCGGCTTCTCCTCCTGAGTTTGATCGTTTTTATGATCCTTGTGAAACTCTAGCTCCTCGTCCCTCCAGCATCTGAACGCGCTATTCTGGCTGCGGAGGAGCGTGCTCCTGGACGCTTCCAATGCGCCTTTTTTAGTATCGATTCCAACCTCGTCCGCCGGCTCCAAATTAGTTTCTGGTGCCGGAGCGGCCGCGTCGTGTCTCCGGGAGTCGCTCCTGGTCTCGCACGAGCCGCTGTCCACAAGGTCCCCTAATTCATCCACGCACATTATGGCGTAGTCGGAGCTGCTCTCTGAGAACCTGGAGCTCTGTCGCTGCAGCTCCCTGCTCCCCTTCCCCTTGTGACTGTCGCCCTCCTGCTGCACACAGCACGGAGAAGGCGCCTGGTGCGGCTCGCTGATCTCCCCTCGTTCCATCTTGCGCTCCTGCTCGAACTGCATCTTCTtagaaatcacatttttgaTCAGGCTCGAGGCAAATGTGGCTTTCTTGTGCGTGTCCTCCATGGTTTTAGAGGGCGGCTTGCTGGCCACTCTCCTCTGGCTGCCTTGCAAACTGTTGGTAACTTCATCCGTGGAACGTGATCCTGCGGCGTTTTCTGCAAAGTTCGTGCGCCTTTCTCCACCAGACATTCCCGATTTGACATTGCATCGAAAATTCAGAGTCTCCGTGAGTCGTATCAGCCCACTGTGACCCTGGCTGAATTTCCCCATCAGCTCTATTTGCTTGGTGGAAGACGACGCACCATGGGGGGTTCCACTCAGAGTGAAGATCTTGCCGGGTGGCGGTTTGATGCTTGCCAGTGCAATGTCCTTATAACCTCTATTGTCTATGTTCTTCGCTATTTCGAAGGAGGCCGTCGAGTTTTGGTGGGAAACCACACTTTGGTCCAGCCCCTGTGACATGTTCATGTTGCCATATTTCAGGTCGACAAACGTGGACCACCTGTTTATCCCTATGCCATGCTCTGATGCAGAGGACTCACTGGAGGTGCTGAAATTGATGGCATCAAAGTAAGGGTAAGCCAGGCTCTTGAAGGTTCTGGCTGTCAGGTTGCGCACCTCCTTGTCAGCGTCGTCCAGCTCGCTGACGGCGCTGGACGCACCGCTGGAATTCTCAGTGACCTCTTTCCCCTTTAATTTGCCGCCAAAGTGCACGCGTCCTGGCACAGCTATGAAGCACTTCGCCCTGTCACACAGCGTCTCTGTCTTCCCATCAACTCCCCTTAACACATAGCGACCCAGGTCCCCGGAGCGCCTGGTATGATAAAGAATATTGCCATGTTCTTGGATGTTGCCAGGGTCATTTATAGCTCGAGAAGTGGCCCTGATTGACAGGTGGATCTGCCCCCCACTGTTtccactgcactgctgctgctgctgctgctgctgctgctggggcttTGACACACTCTCATCTGAGCTGGTGATCTTGGCCGCGTCGCACGGATCACTTTCAAGCAGAGTGctgactgttgctgctgcgCCCTGAGAGCGAGGCTGGCCGCCGGCCCCCCTCTGCCCCGTCGCCCTGTATCCGTCGAGAGAAGCATAATCGACAAAGGTGTACACCTGGATGTCATCCTCAATGTCCCAGCTGGTGGAGGAGTCCCCCTCGTGGTCAGACAGCTCAGAGAGCTGGATCTCGTGTGTGGTAATGTAATGAGACTCGTCCTCGGTTACGCACGGGACGCAGCCATCAGAAAGCACCAAACtaacatcctcctcctcttcatcatcatcatcatcatcatccgaCTCACTTCTCCCACTCAGATAATTGTCATCACAGTGTAATTCaccatctctttctgtcttcaAGTCCTCGTGTTTGGACACATCCGGCTGCGTAATGGCGC from Hippoglossus stenolepis isolate QCI-W04-F060 chromosome 23, HSTE1.2, whole genome shotgun sequence carries:
- the LOC118102209 gene encoding zinc-binding protein A33-like; translated protein: MALRSAVDFSCSVCFEIFKNPVVLSCSHSFCKDCLQTWWADKVILQCPVCKRRSSKSDPPFNLALRNLCEALLQELSLEESTSAGTEALCNLHSEKLKLFCLDHQQPVCVVCRDSRTHTNHSFRPIDEAAQDNRERLRTSLKPLQDKLEHLSQVKVNWDLTADEIKAQARQTEKTIKGEFTKLQNFLQKEEEARMTALRKEEEQKSGVMMRRIEALSREIAALSETIRITEEELKTADVSFLQNYNAAVERVKQRHLLEDPKLASGVLIDMSKHVGNLTFKVWIKMKGMVSYTPVILDPNTAEQNLLLSEDLRSVRCVERESQLPKNPERFDSYTTVLGSEGFNSGTHSWTVEVQNDANWAVGVIEESVRRQGDIPTGYWEIWFQNGKLQAYSPPHLDRTLSVKNPIQRIRVQMDWDRGKLSFFDLDTNTNIYTFSQTFTKKLFPFMNTTSTVQLRVLPMTVNVQLGM
- the c23h4orf54 gene encoding uncharacterized protein C4orf54 homolog, which translates into the protein METEQSCVETSATLRAMKDLLQKPAHGGEDAPVKQDESNYVDFESVDMKTRGAKAGKDCCFDLRNQMSVLIDKRSAGAPCATGPTHELANKAEIDSERKGSSGVEKRAGAGEECLPDSSSSSVPPCLNAKSEGRLESGDRSERAITQPDVSKHEDLKTERDGELHCDDNYLSGRSESDDDDDDDEEEEDVSLVLSDGCVPCVTEDESHYITTHEIQLSELSDHEGDSSTSWDIEDDIQVYTFVDYASLDGYRATGQRGAGGQPRSQGAAATVSTLLESDPCDAAKITSSDESVSKPQQQQQQQQQQCSGNSGGQIHLSIRATSRAINDPGNIQEHGNILYHTRRSGDLGRYVLRGVDGKTETLCDRAKCFIAVPGRVHFGGKLKGKEVTENSSGASSAVSELDDADKEVRNLTARTFKSLAYPYFDAINFSTSSESSASEHGIGINRWSTFVDLKYGNMNMSQGLDQSVVSHQNSTASFEIAKNIDNRGYKDIALASIKPPPGKIFTLSGTPHGASSSTKQIELMGKFSQGHSGLIRLTETLNFRCNVKSGMSGGERRTNFAENAAGSRSTDEVTNSLQGSQRRVASKPPSKTMEDTHKKATFASSLIKNVISKKMQFEQERKMERGEISEPHQAPSPCCVQQEGDSHKGKGSRELQRQSSRFSESSSDYAIMCVDELGDLVDSGSCETRSDSRRHDAAAPAPETNLEPADEVGIDTKKGALEASRSTLLRSQNSAFRCWRDEELEFHKDHKNDQTQEEKPPSAHDREGDGDQCAAGSGKPTKMSHLFVPSIQLLSGDGEVGQQLQSRSYSPCDEEGGVKPCSDNTLYVADSRRVATSKSPEIKINLRSVRDNKAEPFGVSKLRAPNIGCNAASLARADDFKCQALAAALKGECSDKVPHFMVRDIRDNIGKLQTPIHQVRDVRKLVKSSYHFVSLDNNDNKSNIASADNHPEQKKPTPNRNPNSVSPIVIKCQSVNTNNNGKQCGDIDLSNREPLDFDRASPEGAKSAPLQWAAGKAASNNSSEGDIGLRMESRIASNKQEKTSDITDKKPESKMANQGALAKLQAAVKTMEQLYVYEKNNWKRKNELQPLTDSHVLSMLASEGHGGPEEDGARGSNMYQPARRDSYPNLNKTPPALTASPSGESLLRREDKDPLKGFQTPGGRDDRLFAKPAQTTGTTGSKNKFSLSTSLKASTAAKVTQSSAVAQTPFSTKNFVPKSPKLPVSLKIHQQRGSGNDGAQSKEVDRFSQDNENYLTIPVKSHASSSKKPPCADRTSVYSSAAQSHPTTPPGYFGCGARCHEDHSQTHKHSSIVMETCSPEIPSATIYHSLPLGMSPSQPQVYCFSPAITPAPTIDPFQATQRKMLLDPTTGNYYLVDTPVQPATKRLFDPETGQYVDVPMPQPPMTPLPMPMSPLALSPGAYGHTYMIYPGFMPTPSMIPTRTLVQSQMSMQPGMESGEKAMSQQTEGMYMESPYYMATGKSPQAATGSQQQAYTSRPLQGYSGIKQPVISITSQQGPRIIAPPSFDGTTMSFVVEHR